In the genome of Colwellia sp. PAMC 21821, the window ATAAATGACAAGAAAGGGCGGTCACAAATCATAATTTGATGGTTTATTCAGCACTTGGTAATAAAAATCACATAAAATGCCTATTATTAGTAATTAGCACTTTACAAAGTAGTGAACAGTATTTATTATTCGCCCCGTTCTGAAGCAGCAATGCTTTTGAACTTCAGGTGAGATGGCTGAGTGGTCGAAAGCACCGGTCTTGAAAACCGGCAAGGGTTTGTAGCCCTTCTAGAGTTCAAATCTCTATCTCACCGCCACATTCAAAGGGCTGCACAATGTGCAGCCCTTTCTCGTTTTAGCACTTCCGAATACTTTCCGAATATATTTTCCGAATATAATGGCTAATTCAGCTTAATTATTGATAAATTCATCATAAGATTTAGTTTCCTTCAAAGCCGACTTTAGCCGCAAATAATATATTTTATGAAGTGATAATTTATCGGGCATTAAAGTTAATAGCTCAGAATAACCTTCAAAACGAGAAAATTTATGTATGACTAATTCTTCTTGTTTTAGCTCTGTTAGCATGACTTGCTCAGCCTGAAAACATTTGTGTAGTTCAGTATGAAGGTACTTAATGATCACAGTGCCTTTTGGAAGAGACTTTTTACGCTCGGAAGCTGCAAGGAACTTTGAAATACCTATCTTGAGATAATATATGTCGCCAATGGGCACTTTAGCGAGATAGATACAGCCAATAGTGTTTGCCAATATAGGATCCGCTTTAAATCGCCCGATAGAATATTTACCATGACCTTTCGGTATAACCTTAACTATTGAGCGCATTTTAAACGCTTTTTTAGCTACCTTTTTACCTTTAGAATACTGTTTAACCATTTCTGCATGAAAGCGCTTAATAAGCACTACAGACTCTCTAACTTTATTGATGACTTTAAAAAGTAATGGTGATTTAAGTAATAGCGCATTATCTGAGTATGATTTTCTGATACTGCCATGCTTGTCAGTAAGTACGGCTTTTTCAGGTGACCAACCATAGGTTTTTATTCGAGTATAAACAAGCTGTCGATCCTTTCCAAAGTCAGCAGCTAATGCTGTGTAAGTAGGGTATTGCGTATTAAATGCGATAATTGGCTTTGTCATGATTACACTCCAGTTCCTGTGATAGTTTGCGCAACTAAATCTTTCAACTTACGATCAAATGTTGTCGTAATATGAGCTTTAATGAACAACTCAAGTTGGTCATTGAATTCAATTAATTCGTTATCAATAAATTCAGCGACTAGATCTTCCTCATCAATAAAAGAATCAGAAGTTACTTGTAATGCGAATTTGGCAAAAACATCATCATCTAACTTTGCGGCTAACTCTTTAATTAAACTTTCTCTTTCGAACTTATATATGCACATTTAAGTACTCCTGTTATTCAATTGATGCGTATAATGCACATTTGAATATACAGTTGAGATCGGGAATGTCAAGAGTTATTTGATATTTTAATAATACCAATGTAGAGTTAAAGCATCTTAATTAGAGCAAAAAGCAAATGATTAGATTTAAATTAAAAGAGTTAATTGCAGAAAAATCCTTTCAAGAAGGGCGCAGAGTTACGATTGAAGAGATCAGTAAATCAACTGGCATTCATAGGACGACCTTATCTAAGTTATCCAATATTAAAGGATATAACGCATCTACAGATGTCTTGGATAAATTATGTGCTTTCTTTGATGTGAAAATTTCAGATGTAGCTGTTTTTATTAAGGATGAATAGAAAGTTATGGTTTAGTTTGGTTATACAATCACTTTGAATCATGTATTCAAAGTGACAAATCAAGTATCTCTTATTCCATATTTATTAAATGCTGAATAACTATTATTGTCATAAATGCACCTCTGGATAAATGCACCTCTGGATAAATGCATTAACAATGACACTTTATTAGATTAGAACTGCCGGTTATTGCCAATCACTACTGCTATCAAATAACCTTTATTTAGACCATCAATTATTCAAAAATAAAAAGAGATTTTTTAGTAAACAGTAGATCTTTAGGTTTTTCCACCTCTAAGAAAACATAGGTCAAACTTTATCCTGATAGACAACTAAGCCATGTGATTTCGGTCGTTCAAGCTTTAGGCTTTAAAGGCAGCTTATCCGACAATGCGGACATTAGGTGTTTACGGCAGTAGCTAGCCATTAGCGGTCATTAGCTTATGAGTTAATGCAGCAGGGCAGAGATTCTAAAGTTTCTTTTTTACACTTAAAAATTCACATCCATTCACAACTAAAGTTATGACTAAAACTTTTGTTTGGCGTCAGAAATAAAATCCCCGAAGCGGACATTAGAATCATTCAAATTTTAATTGAATTTAAAGTATTAAGTTTATGGCGCTATCGCCCTGTACGTAACCAATATGGTTAATCGCATTACGCGCCCCTTCCAAACCACTGCCATAAGCTTGTGTCTGTAACAAAGCTTGTGCTGACAGAGCAAGGCAACGTAAATGCGCTAGCTCTTGAGGGTGTTTAATTTTAATCATATTTGCCTAAGAGATAATTAACGAGTATCCGTGCAATGTGTAAACCTAAACCTATTTTAATGGTTTTGGTTTAAGCCTAGCTCTTTTTGTATTTTCTTTGTTAGGCCTAATGAAACAAGTCGATAAGACTCTTTAAGGTAATATGATAAGTCGTCATCAGTATATTCCGTACTTTCATAATGTTGTATCCATTTCATTCCTCGGGAAGCAAAATATGGTGCCGGTTTATATCCTGGTAATTCACTGAGAAAATGAAAGTTAAGTTCAGATGTTTTAAAAATAAATGCTGGTTTATCATCTTTTCCCAACCCTCCGATAGCAAAAACCTTGCCGCCGACTTTCCATACATGAGAATTATGCCATTGGACCACATAAGTGGTTGCTTCTAATCCGTGGCAGAAATCATTAAATTCTTTATAATTCATCTTGTCGCTCTTTGGCTATAGCCCCACTAACAGAGGCTAAAGTAAATAGAATTGGCCACCTTTATTATTCTAGCGATAACGAGCGTATAGCTTACTGGCTAAAAATGCGCCAATGAGCATTTCAAGCCATGCGATTGGAACCAAGGTATATGCCATTTCCCACGTTCCTAATCCTGAGTTTACCGATCCGATCCAAAAAACACCTAGCGTTGCCATACAAGTTACAGTGGCTGAGATAATGATAGATTTTACATTGTTACCAAAGCTTTGAGCGCATAACCAGTAGATAAATACTATCGTACTCGCCAGTATGGTGTCCCAGATTCCCCATATCAATGCATTACTTACTGCCATTGGTCCAACCGCTAACTTTCCGGCATAGAAGGCTTCCATCATGGGAAACGCAACTAATATAGCTCTTGCCACTTCGGCTACGTGGATCCAAATACTCGTCAGTAACATTACAATGATGAATTGTTTCAATTTAAATGTGTTATTCAAAATATCCTATATGTCCTGATTTTTTAGAGTTAGTTAAATTTATCTTCTGTAGTGAATGGTACGAATACCAAATTCTTAATTAGTGTTAACTAAAAATGGAATTCAACGTATGATCCATGGTTGACTTTAACTCCTCTTCTGTCTGACCTGCTTTTGCTTGAACTGCCAGTCCATAACTAACGGATAAAATATAATTAGCCAGTTTTTCAGCCGTTTGGCCTTTTGGCATATCAGTCTTCGCAATACCAGACGCGAACAAATTCGTTAATATTTGCTTGGTTTCAGTGCCTAATTCTCTGATATAAACAACAACGTCTTCCGGAAATGCAATACTCTCTGATTCATTAACGCTTTTTACAAGCAAGCATCCACGGGGAGTCTCATTATTGGTGAATAGCTCAATAAGCCCATAGAAACAAGCTTGTAATCGTTCTTTTAATGTTACATCTGATGGCTCTACTAGG includes:
- a CDS encoding TetR/AcrR family transcriptional regulator — its product is MIFEGERVKVGRKRAFDKEVVLDKAMRLFWTNGYSSTSVANLSSELGLNTSSLYGTFGNKEQLFKESLVHYVKQYVEANYKHLVEPSDVTLKERLQACFYGLIELFTNNETPRGCLLVKSVNESESIAFPEDVVVYIRELGTETKQILTNLFASGIAKTDMPKGQTAEKLANYILSVSYGLAVQAKAGQTEEELKSTMDHTLNSIFS
- a CDS encoding MmcQ/YjbR family DNA-binding protein, with the translated sequence MNYKEFNDFCHGLEATTYVVQWHNSHVWKVGGKVFAIGGLGKDDKPAFIFKTSELNFHFLSELPGYKPAPYFASRGMKWIQHYESTEYTDDDLSYYLKESYRLVSLGLTKKIQKELGLNQNH
- a CDS encoding helix-turn-helix transcriptional regulator; this encodes MIRFKLKELIAEKSFQEGRRVTIEEISKSTGIHRTTLSKLSNIKGYNASTDVLDKLCAFFDVKISDVAVFIKDE